In Treponema denticola, one genomic interval encodes:
- a CDS encoding MarR family transcriptional regulator, with protein MNDVESLIQRTAKIQYKVNANDKKPRTFGTQHKLYQSEIHFIEAIGLDGGYSASELSEKLGITNGAVTQVADKLLKKKLIEKYKKADNKKTVYFKLTKEGIVAYNNHEKFHAGFNEKLAAYLSSLSKKEFDAIARLAELVDNNIPDLSTQEGLF; from the coding sequence ATGAATGATGTAGAAAGCCTTATACAACGGACGGCAAAAATTCAGTACAAAGTAAACGCCAATGATAAAAAACCCAGAACTTTCGGTACGCAGCATAAATTGTACCAAAGCGAAATTCATTTTATAGAAGCAATAGGTTTAGACGGCGGATACAGCGCTTCCGAGCTTTCGGAAAAACTCGGCATTACAAACGGTGCCGTAACACAAGTTGCAGATAAGCTGCTAAAGAAAAAATTGATAGAAAAATATAAAAAAGCGGATAACAAAAAAACCGTTTATTTTAAGCTGACAAAAGAAGGAATCGTTGCATATAACAATCACGAAAAATTCCATGCCGGTTTTAACGAGAAACTTGCAGCGTATTTGAGTTCTCTTTCAAAAAAAGAGTTCGATGCGATTGCACGTTTGGCGGAATTGGTAGACAACAACATCCCCGATTTAAGTACACAGGAGGGTTTATTTTAA
- a CDS encoding 4Fe-4S dicluster domain-containing protein yields MKAVIIVFSPSGHTLIAAHMIQKKIKDKGGTADIINITKDDSLLLASKSDRQKILEERLQDFDVLFVGAPVYAGHAESHILSIIEALPLPDQQCLKIAVPFITYGGAHSFIALEEMGRALKKKKYVPVLGIKLASFHTLSRFFHTKILENKPGDMEEGLIETAVNKVFALCSHKEHIKDNSASFAYTKGPMRFMLKLLSQEKIHGKFKTVSIIRENCSACKKCISVCPINNFIFTDGRVSIKNQKNCILCGECFYNCGCNAIDFAYRTVAQKRLNDGNIVFGKDISAIYPKKYGYINNKGDLL; encoded by the coding sequence ATGAAAGCTGTTATCATAGTATTCAGTCCGTCAGGACATACATTGATTGCTGCACATATGATTCAGAAAAAAATTAAAGATAAAGGCGGCACGGCTGATATCATAAATATTACAAAAGATGACAGCCTATTGCTTGCCTCAAAATCCGACAGGCAAAAAATCTTGGAAGAACGCTTACAAGATTTCGATGTACTTTTTGTAGGAGCGCCGGTATACGCAGGACACGCTGAAAGCCACATACTGAGTATCATCGAAGCTCTGCCTTTGCCGGATCAACAATGTTTAAAAATTGCAGTTCCGTTTATTACTTATGGAGGAGCACATTCGTTTATCGCATTGGAAGAAATGGGAAGAGCATTAAAGAAGAAAAAATATGTGCCGGTTTTAGGAATCAAACTTGCTTCGTTTCATACACTTAGCAGATTTTTCCATACCAAAATACTGGAGAACAAACCCGGCGATATGGAAGAGGGTTTAATAGAAACGGCAGTAAATAAAGTGTTTGCTCTGTGTTCACATAAAGAACACATAAAAGACAATAGTGCTTCTTTTGCCTATACCAAAGGTCCAATGCGCTTTATGCTGAAGCTCCTTTCGCAGGAAAAAATACACGGAAAGTTTAAAACCGTATCGATTATACGGGAAAACTGTAGTGCATGCAAAAAATGTATTTCAGTGTGCCCCATTAATAATTTTATATTTACAGACGGTAGGGTATCGATAAAAAATCAAAAAAATTGTATATTATGCGGAGAGTGTTTTTATAACTGCGGCTGCAACGCAATCGATTTTGCATACCGAACGGTTGCACAAAAAAGATTAAACGATGGAAATATTGTTTTTGGAAAAGATATATCGGCCATATATCCTAAAAAATACGGCTATATAAATAATAAAGGAGATCTGCTATGA
- a CDS encoding flavodoxin family protein, translating to MSNVCIVYSSTHHGNTEKVLNKIKEKFPETVLIKAGDFNPDDFNRYEAIGFASGIFYFKFAKPVDKLFEQALVSSVQKLFFIYTAGAVNAGFEKTLRKKTEQNGKICMGIFGCKGFDTFGPLKLIGGLNKGRPNEKDFKNAIDFFGKNIMNA from the coding sequence ATGAGTAACGTATGTATTGTGTACAGTTCAACACATCATGGAAATACCGAAAAGGTACTGAATAAAATAAAGGAAAAGTTTCCTGAAACGGTTTTGATAAAGGCCGGCGATTTTAATCCCGATGATTTTAATCGCTATGAAGCAATCGGTTTTGCTTCAGGAATTTTTTACTTTAAATTTGCAAAACCGGTCGATAAGTTATTTGAACAAGCGCTTGTGAGCAGTGTACAAAAGCTGTTTTTTATTTACACCGCCGGCGCGGTTAATGCCGGTTTTGAAAAAACTTTGCGCAAAAAAACCGAACAAAACGGAAAAATCTGTATGGGCATATTCGGCTGCAAAGGCTTTGACACCTTCGGTCCTTTAAAACTTATCGGCGGTTTAAACAAAGGCCGACCGAACGAAAAGGATTTTAAAAACGCGATCGATTTTTTTGGAAAAAATATTATGAATGCATAA
- a CDS encoding NADase-type glycan-binding domain-containing protein — protein sequence MKKIILFLLLIFTTIPGFTYDYREILFGNNYENITECTDDEILKYFKSQKSIKDGDYGDKYVRLFEENYENGTVYRLLTSYETLNDENLSKIYENKMRLRQWVYIKVNGVFHEISYGYIYIRNSGDGTVTSWNEDNYGNVSVIERSNKIIGILEFNNAKRVIFHSADSDDGESWETTERSTSANFKYWKDLQNKSFYKNWLGDECLHLIRKDVEIPVINIDYSYPLIDKVRPFKYTIQNAFDGNPSTSYVEDTEDSTIKISLYSKNLNSNCIKMKIINGYAQNEMLYKNNNRIKVIDSFNEKSTAVTLKDKNLEPQIIHWIDYGFYVKEFYKGKKYNDTCIAELDFQSEDGNWIFEK from the coding sequence GTGAAAAAAATAATCTTATTTTTATTGTTAATATTTACTACAATTCCAGGTTTTACTTATGACTATAGAGAAATTCTTTTTGGAAATAATTATGAAAATATCACAGAATGTACGGATGACGAAATATTAAAATATTTTAAAAGTCAAAAAAGCATAAAAGATGGGGATTATGGAGATAAATATGTACGTCTTTTTGAAGAAAATTATGAAAATGGAACTGTCTATCGGCTTTTAACAAGTTATGAAACTTTGAATGATGAAAATCTTTCAAAAATATATGAAAATAAAATGAGACTTAGACAATGGGTTTATATAAAAGTTAATGGGGTTTTCCATGAAATATCATATGGATATATTTATATACGGAATTCAGGTGATGGCACGGTAACAAGCTGGAATGAAGATAATTATGGTAATGTATCGGTTATAGAACGAAGTAATAAAATCATAGGAATTCTGGAGTTCAACAACGCTAAGCGTGTAATATTTCATTCTGCCGATTCGGATGATGGTGAAAGCTGGGAAACAACCGAACGTTCTACTTCCGCAAATTTTAAATATTGGAAAGATTTACAAAATAAATCTTTTTATAAAAACTGGTTGGGAGATGAATGTTTGCATTTAATAAGGAAGGATGTGGAAATCCCTGTAATCAATATCGATTATTCATATCCTCTTATTGATAAAGTTCGTCCGTTTAAATATACAATTCAAAATGCTTTTGATGGTAATCCATCAACAAGTTATGTAGAAGACACGGAGGATAGCACAATAAAAATTTCATTATATTCAAAAAATCTTAATTCAAACTGCATAAAAATGAAAATCATAAATGGATATGCACAAAATGAAATGCTTTATAAAAATAATAATCGGATAAAAGTTATTGATTCATTTAATGAAAAATCTACGGCAGTTACCTTAAAAGATAAAAATCTTGAACCGCAGATTATACATTGGATTGATTATGGTTTTTATGTAAAGGAATTTTATAAAGGGAAAAAATATAATGATACATGTATTGCCGAATTAGATTTTCAATCAGAAGATGGAAATTGGATATTTGAAAAATAA
- a CDS encoding ATP-binding cassette domain-containing protein — protein sequence MKTNYIRKYKKLYYNDKKLIVLCIFILHILSAIVLATNAFVSRIFTNQNQFIYLACTAITMFIYSVLTISLNLLGEKYLMFQPLSKIMQKSFEKCANDSSVIFGNSQAGSGIFSIMSLPQTIISFYFARISLFSNMLIFVTVSTILFLFSPFALFLVALSIGLDLFLFISRKKFESYRQEIDENGLESQIITQDVFDAIVSVKLNAADEVCAYLIDEKIKKELNFSVKMSNLEKVVSTITQLKSLIMQMLGVLFLYSFSDYILISDIANIMFVSSIISSTSNNIIHGIIDIKTLSLSVRRHIDFLNTKNKAEYSLEKKQIHDNTILDLQNIQYKTAEKTIFDNACLKIAKGEKVAITGQNGSGKSTLLKIIAHTCPKLVTAVWSKPHLFNLSLKTNLTFNKDFDINRKKIEKFCTEFELNTFFNSLPNGFDTKIDMNQMTISDGENMRLALVRSLVYNSEVPIILLDEFSRSVDSAIETKIVKYLLSYKDLTVIAVTNRTSTAQLFDKIYCIDQNQIKVC from the coding sequence ATGAAAACAAACTATATTAGAAAATATAAAAAATTATATTATAATGATAAGAAACTAATTGTACTGTGTATTTTTATTCTACATATTTTATCAGCCATAGTTCTTGCAACAAATGCATTTGTATCGAGGATATTTACTAATCAAAATCAATTTATATATTTAGCATGTACAGCTATTACAATGTTTATATATTCAGTATTGACAATTAGTCTTAATTTATTGGGCGAAAAATATTTAATGTTTCAACCATTATCAAAAATTATGCAAAAGAGTTTCGAGAAATGTGCCAATGATTCTTCGGTAATATTTGGAAACTCACAAGCCGGTAGTGGTATTTTTTCAATCATGAGTTTACCGCAAACTATTATTTCTTTCTATTTTGCAAGGATTAGCCTTTTTTCAAATATGTTAATTTTTGTAACGGTATCGACAATTCTTTTTTTGTTTTCTCCATTTGCGTTATTTTTAGTTGCCTTATCAATTGGATTAGACTTGTTTTTATTTATCTCTCGCAAAAAATTTGAAAGCTATAGACAAGAAATTGATGAGAATGGATTAGAGTCACAAATTATAACCCAAGATGTTTTTGATGCAATTGTGTCTGTGAAACTAAATGCAGCAGATGAAGTTTGTGCGTATCTTATTGATGAAAAAATTAAAAAAGAATTAAATTTCAGTGTAAAAATGTCTAACTTGGAAAAAGTAGTTAGTACGATAACTCAGTTAAAGTCGTTAATAATGCAAATGCTAGGTGTTCTATTTTTATATTCATTTTCAGATTATATTTTAATTTCTGATATTGCAAATATTATGTTTGTAAGTTCAATAATATCTTCGACCTCAAATAATATTATACATGGAATTATTGATATAAAAACTCTTTCACTCAGTGTTAGGCGACATATTGATTTTTTAAATACAAAAAATAAAGCAGAGTACTCTTTAGAAAAAAAACAAATACATGATAATACAATTTTGGATTTGCAAAATATTCAATATAAAACAGCTGAGAAGACTATCTTTGATAATGCATGTTTAAAAATAGCAAAGGGTGAAAAAGTTGCTATTACAGGTCAAAATGGTTCTGGAAAGTCTACCCTCTTAAAGATAATTGCCCATACATGTCCCAAGCTTGTTACAGCAGTGTGGAGTAAACCTCATTTATTCAATCTTTCTCTAAAAACAAATTTAACATTTAATAAAGATTTTGATATAAATAGAAAAAAGATTGAAAAGTTTTGTACTGAATTTGAATTAAACACTTTTTTTAATAGTCTTCCAAATGGTTTTGATACAAAAATCGATATGAATCAAATGACCATTTCTGACGGTGAGAATATGCGCTTAGCACTCGTTCGTAGTCTTGTTTATAATTCTGAAGTTCCAATTATTCTTCTGGATGAATTTTCTCGTAGTGTTGATTCTGCAATAGAAACAAAAATTGTCAAATATCTTTTATCATATAAAGACTTGACTGTAATTGCCGTTACAAATAGAACATCTACTGCTCAGTTGTTTGATAAAATTTATTGCATTGATCAGAATCAGATAAAGGTATGCTAA
- a CDS encoding ATP-binding cassette domain-containing protein: protein MKKNYPSDIFKLNKYFLLLLILFGCVNFYFTIISSNMISKIAAEASLGNLKFLEVLKTAGLILTFFIFQIVFKLILNSRFFKKSALKMQNKIIQKYFSLPFSFFYEHNAGDIVSSIYQFSTSSISHTIAFFENVSQSLLTVIILAFLFYKNFWLTLLFLVFSMPSIIVHLVYLKKIQNIKRNVNQLFPKTFRELKDVLTGALDISTNNIFPFFQNKFKTDFDDLTMNGLYAVSKTQRLQQLVFVNSQRIIPLLAILVYSCFNNATDSSFFISFYFLTLMIPNLYNLFLLKQIYRNVKIAQEPLQELFETPDEQTGNTQFEIFKYKLTDFSVTLREKTLINKFNLNIHGGEKVLIIGGSGTGKSVLLNALMGVDYPCTGSLTIGGVDMAAVDLHAMRKRTGYCDVKGYVINGSILENLQFNNSLSENEIKGHLEKMGILKYMPRLADLNSVISSDEVSDGECEVISILRCVFAQPQVLFLDEATSGMTAEIEKIILTFAQQKVKAIIAISHNYTTTKYFNRLIYLKGNTIGLDMPMQQALNADEVKEFYSHQIGNTEDAK from the coding sequence ATGAAAAAGAATTATCCGTCTGATATTTTTAAGTTAAATAAGTATTTTTTACTTCTTTTAATTTTATTTGGTTGTGTAAATTTTTATTTTACGATTATTTCTTCGAATATGATTTCAAAAATTGCGGCTGAGGCAAGTTTAGGGAATCTGAAATTTTTGGAAGTTTTAAAAACAGCAGGACTGATCTTAACTTTTTTTATATTTCAAATAGTTTTTAAACTAATTCTGAACTCGCGATTTTTTAAAAAATCTGCACTAAAAATGCAAAATAAAATTATACAGAAATATTTTAGTTTGCCATTTTCATTTTTTTATGAACACAACGCAGGGGATATTGTATCATCAATTTATCAGTTTTCTACTAGTTCCATATCGCATACGATTGCTTTTTTTGAAAATGTATCGCAAAGCTTATTAACTGTAATTATTCTTGCCTTTCTTTTTTATAAAAATTTTTGGCTCACACTGCTATTCTTAGTTTTTTCAATGCCTTCAATCATTGTTCATCTTGTATATTTAAAAAAAATACAAAATATAAAAAGAAATGTAAATCAGCTTTTTCCAAAAACTTTTAGAGAGTTAAAGGATGTTTTAACAGGGGCGTTGGATATATCTACAAATAACATTTTTCCATTTTTTCAAAATAAATTTAAAACTGATTTTGATGATTTAACAATGAATGGCTTATATGCGGTTTCAAAAACTCAAAGATTACAACAACTCGTATTCGTAAATTCTCAACGCATTATTCCGCTGCTTGCTATATTAGTTTATAGCTGTTTTAATAATGCGACAGATTCAAGTTTTTTTATTAGTTTTTATTTTTTAACACTTATGATACCAAATCTGTATAATCTTTTTTTGCTAAAGCAGATTTATAGAAATGTAAAAATTGCTCAAGAACCTCTTCAAGAGCTTTTTGAAACGCCTGATGAACAAACCGGAAATACACAATTTGAAATATTTAAGTACAAACTTACTGATTTTTCAGTTACGCTTAGAGAAAAGACATTGATTAATAAATTCAACTTAAATATACATGGTGGAGAAAAAGTGCTAATCATTGGAGGAAGCGGTACCGGTAAGTCTGTTTTATTAAATGCACTTATGGGTGTTGATTACCCGTGTACAGGCTCGCTGACAATCGGTGGTGTAGACATGGCGGCTGTTGACTTACATGCAATGAGAAAACGCACTGGATATTGTGATGTAAAAGGTTATGTTATAAACGGTTCTATTTTAGAAAATCTTCAATTCAATAATTCTCTTTCCGAAAATGAAATTAAAGGTCACTTAGAAAAAATGGGGATTTTAAAGTATATGCCGCGGCTTGCAGATTTAAATAGTGTAATTAGCTCTGATGAAGTTTCTGATGGTGAATGCGAAGTGATTTCTATTTTACGCTGTGTGTTTGCACAACCACAAGTTCTCTTTTTAGATGAAGCAACTTCTGGAATGACTGCGGAAATTGAAAAAATTATTCTAACATTTGCACAGCAAAAGGTAAAAGCAATTATTGCAATAAGTCATAACTATACAACAACAAAATATTTTAATAGGCTTATTTATTTAAAGGGAAACACAATTGGGCTTGATATGCCAATGCAGCAAGCTTTGAATGCTGATGAGGTAAAAGAATTTTATTCTCATCAAATAGGCAATACAGAAGATGCAAAATAG
- a CDS encoding type II toxin-antitoxin system RelE/ParE family toxin, with amino-acid sequence MEKAEEDLSEIVTYLSDMLCNPKAADSLLEEFLEVKTNLEDNPYMYPLSNDLVLQIEGYHRFLFKKNYIALYLINDDKKEVSIMRIFYAKRDYNNLI; translated from the coding sequence ATGGAAAAAGCAGAGGAAGATTTGTCGGAAATAGTAACATATCTTTCTGATATGCTCTGCAATCCTAAGGCTGCTGACAGTTTGCTGGAAGAATTTTTGGAGGTAAAAACAAACCTTGAAGATAATCCGTATATGTATCCTTTAAGTAATGATTTGGTGCTGCAAATAGAAGGATATCACAGGTTCCTTTTTAAGAAAAATTATATTGCGTTGTATCTGATTAATGATGACAAAAAAGAAGTTTCAATAATGCGTATTTTTTACGCAAAAAGAGATTATAATAATTTAATATAA
- a CDS encoding type II toxin-antitoxin system Phd/YefM family antitoxin: protein MPRIVPIRDLKNTTVISQICHEDKEPIFVTKNGYGDMVIMSMETYEKNLFLSNVYGKLEEAKQDMKNGRYSSVEDAVSRIREKHGL from the coding sequence ATGCCAAGAATAGTTCCGATAAGAGATTTAAAAAATACTACAGTAATTTCACAAATATGCCATGAGGATAAAGAGCCTATTTTTGTTACAAAAAACGGTTATGGAGACATGGTAATTATGAGTATGGAAACCTATGAAAAAAATCTTTTTCTTTCCAATGTTTATGGTAAACTTGAAGAAGCAAAGCAAGACATGAAAAACGGCAGATATTCTTCTGTCGAGGATGCAGTTTCTCGTATAAGGGAGAAACATGGCCTATAA
- a CDS encoding BrnA antitoxin family protein has protein sequence MPDIGEKEKENMKKKTEYSDAPQQVAESISLSERIDDFLPPPDRLIKKSEKVKITITLDCESVAFFKASAKKNNVKYQTMINEILSKYAERYSYTV, from the coding sequence GTGCCGGATATTGGAGAGAAGGAAAAAGAAAATATGAAGAAGAAAACAGAATATAGTGATGCTCCTCAACAAGTAGCTGAGTCAATATCATTATCGGAAAGGATAGATGATTTTTTACCGCCTCCTGACAGATTAATAAAAAAATCTGAAAAAGTAAAAATTACGATAACGCTTGACTGTGAAAGTGTTGCATTTTTTAAGGCTTCAGCAAAGAAAAATAATGTAAAATATCAAACAATGATAAATGAAATATTAAGCAAGTACGCTGAAAGATATAGTTATACGGTTTGA
- a CDS encoding BrnT family toxin, which translates to MNGIRINIRKHNVSFEEAQEAFFDKNRVILYDERYSDKEKRYFCLGKVEDKILTVRFTLRNENLRIIGAGYWREGKRKYEEENRI; encoded by the coding sequence TTGAATGGGATAAGAATAAATATAAGAAAACATAATGTTTCATTTGAAGAAGCTCAGGAAGCTTTTTTTGATAAAAATAGAGTTATATTATATGATGAAAGATATTCGGATAAAGAGAAAAGATATTTTTGTCTTGGTAAAGTTGAAGATAAAATATTGACGGTACGTTTTACCTTGCGTAATGAGAATCTTAGGATAATAGGTGCCGGATATTGGAGAGAAGGAAAAAGAAAATATGAAGAAGAAAACAGAATATAG
- a CDS encoding SEC-C metal-binding domain-containing protein, with protein MFYLNVYEELKTSRFHNINFLEYKKKLEEEKKILKTGHNQDELLKIWFIQTAIEIIEQYYECFSLLKKRSYQKAWNILEKIEISFINIKFNNIIYSDCPVLVYIEKYTYMLQKLYPYKIFASPEMLHKKVVCSVCGKTMIPFSDCLHIAGKVYDGEMCYGIVKELDFINVAMVTKPNQKYSVCFQDIENPKRYKVLEYIIPKLKSEFIQWTYNIYTDYEPYSNYKIGRNDLCPCGSGKKFKRCCLLNNQGIAYPHYEFTLP; from the coding sequence ATGTTTTATCTTAATGTTTATGAAGAATTGAAAACTAGTAGATTTCATAATATAAATTTTTTAGAATACAAAAAAAAATTGGAGGAAGAAAAAAAAATTCTAAAAACAGGGCATAATCAAGATGAATTATTGAAAATTTGGTTTATACAAACCGCTATAGAGATAATAGAACAGTATTATGAGTGTTTTTCATTATTAAAAAAAAGAAGTTATCAAAAAGCATGGAATATTCTTGAAAAAATTGAAATTTCTTTTATAAATATAAAATTTAATAATATTATTTATTCTGATTGCCCAGTTCTTGTTTACATAGAAAAATATACTTACATGTTACAAAAACTGTATCCATATAAAATATTTGCAAGTCCAGAAATGTTACATAAAAAAGTAGTTTGTAGTGTGTGTGGAAAAACAATGATTCCTTTTAGCGATTGTTTGCATATTGCTGGTAAAGTTTATGATGGTGAAATGTGCTATGGAATTGTAAAAGAACTGGATTTTATAAATGTAGCAATGGTAACTAAACCAAACCAAAAGTATAGTGTCTGTTTTCAAGACATAGAAAACCCTAAAAGATATAAAGTTTTAGAATATATTATTCCAAAACTAAAATCAGAATTTATCCAATGGACTTATAACATTTATACAGACTATGAGCCATATTCAAATTATAAAATTGGTAGAAATGATTTATGCCCCTGTGGATCTGGTAAGAAATTTAAAAGATGTTGTCTTTTAAATAATCAAGGAATTGCATATCCTCATTATGAATTTACGCTACCTTAA
- a CDS encoding NAD(P)H-dependent oxidoreductase, protein MSKTLIILAHPNISQSTVHKHWSDAVRQHSDRFTVHELYAVYPQVKIDVAAEQKLIETHDSLVWQFPIYWFNCPPLLKQWLDEVLTHGWAYGSKGKALKGRKIALAVSLGAPAADYRADGAVGCSVAEVLCPFELTAKYCNADYRPPFTFHTIDSNAGYSEAARQEVERSARDYLAWLDTLQQT, encoded by the coding sequence ATGTCAAAGACCCTGATTATTCTTGCTCATCCTAATATTTCTCAATCTACCGTTCATAAACACTGGTCGGATGCAGTGCGGCAACATAGCGATCGCTTTACCGTTCACGAACTGTACGCTGTCTATCCTCAAGTTAAGATTGATGTAGCGGCTGAACAAAAATTGATAGAAACGCACGATTCACTTGTGTGGCAATTTCCCATATACTGGTTTAATTGTCCGCCGTTACTGAAGCAGTGGTTAGATGAAGTGCTGACTCATGGCTGGGCTTATGGCTCGAAAGGTAAGGCGCTTAAGGGCAGAAAAATTGCGCTTGCCGTCTCGCTCGGTGCGCCGGCTGCAGACTACCGCGCGGACGGTGCTGTCGGATGCAGCGTTGCCGAAGTACTGTGTCCGTTTGAACTGACAGCGAAATACTGCAATGCAGACTACCGCCCGCCGTTTACCTTTCATACGATAGACAGCAACGCGGGATATAGCGAAGCTGCACGGCAAGAGGTAGAGCGGAGCGCAAGGGACTATTTAGCTTGGTTGGATACGCTGCAGCAAACATGA
- a CDS encoding ketopantoate reductase family protein: protein MKLLIYGAGVIGSLYAAAFAEAGYDTTVYARGKKLETLKTRGLLYEKNGKQYKAKVKVIDALQNDDIYDFIFLTVKENQVHTALEELRSNGSPNIVTMVNTLEPYADWENLCGEGRIVPAFPGAGGSYEDGVLKADFTPPLIQATTFAEIGGNTSERLKKLAALFKTAGVPYRIVKDMHGWQLYHLALVVPIADAYYKAENPEEVWKEADIMNNTARQIKNNFQKLYRSGVKLLPPKMHLLRLLPAPILQAVFTQVFKSRFGNLFMYRHSMKAPDEMRSLHSQLYQYLAVIPTNNN from the coding sequence ATGAAACTTTTAATTTACGGTGCGGGCGTAATCGGCAGTTTGTATGCCGCTGCGTTCGCCGAAGCAGGCTATGACACAACCGTGTACGCAAGAGGGAAAAAACTTGAAACGCTGAAAACCCGCGGCTTGCTGTATGAAAAAAACGGCAAACAGTATAAAGCAAAGGTTAAGGTTATCGATGCATTGCAAAACGATGATATCTATGATTTTATCTTTTTGACGGTAAAAGAAAATCAAGTGCATACGGCGCTCGAAGAACTCCGGTCGAACGGCAGTCCGAACATCGTTACAATGGTCAATACGCTTGAACCTTACGCCGACTGGGAGAACCTGTGCGGAGAAGGGCGCATTGTTCCCGCGTTTCCGGGGGCGGGCGGCAGCTATGAAGACGGCGTGCTGAAAGCGGACTTTACGCCGCCTCTTATTCAGGCTACGACATTTGCCGAAATCGGCGGGAACACATCGGAGCGGTTGAAAAAACTAGCGGCTCTTTTTAAGACGGCGGGCGTGCCGTACCGAATCGTAAAAGACATGCACGGCTGGCAGTTGTATCACTTGGCGCTGGTTGTTCCGATTGCCGATGCGTATTATAAAGCTGAAAATCCGGAAGAAGTTTGGAAAGAAGCGGACATTATGAACAATACGGCACGGCAAATAAAAAACAATTTTCAAAAATTGTACCGTTCGGGAGTAAAACTTTTGCCGCCGAAAATGCACCTTTTGAGACTGCTGCCGGCTCCAATTCTGCAAGCCGTTTTTACTCAAGTTTTTAAAAGCCGCTTCGGAAATTTATTTATGTACCGGCACTCGATGAAAGCTCCCGACGAAATGAGATCTCTGCACTCGCAGCTGTATCAATACCTTGCAGTAATTCCGACGAACAATAATTAA
- a CDS encoding Type 1 glutamine amidotransferase-like domain-containing protein yields MRLFLCSHFSSVGSAVEEQIAGKKVLFIPTASIHEGYTGYVGSARKLFKKAGALLTETDISTEEFSKIKTLFDDADVIYFTGGNSFFLIDCLRKTGTDKLLKRQLEKGKLFIGESAGAIVCAPTISYIEKMDPIPKDYSQRDYAGLKLIDFYILPHYLTAPFKKATEQIMQAFPTLEICAINNSQAVIIEDVKRTIISVE; encoded by the coding sequence ATGCGTTTATTTTTATGTTCACATTTTTCAAGCGTCGGCTCCGCTGTTGAAGAGCAAATTGCGGGGAAAAAGGTTCTGTTCATTCCGACCGCATCAATACACGAAGGGTATACGGGATATGTCGGTTCGGCTCGTAAATTATTCAAAAAAGCGGGCGCCTTGCTGACGGAAACCGATATTTCGACCGAAGAATTTTCGAAAATAAAAACGCTGTTTGATGATGCCGATGTTATTTATTTTACCGGAGGTAATTCGTTTTTCCTCATCGACTGTTTACGAAAAACCGGAACGGATAAACTTTTAAAACGGCAGCTGGAAAAAGGAAAATTATTTATCGGAGAGTCGGCAGGGGCTATCGTATGTGCACCGACAATTTCTTATATTGAGAAAATGGATCCGATTCCGAAGGATTATTCGCAAAGAGACTATGCGGGATTAAAGCTTATCGATTTTTATATCCTGCCGCATTATCTTACCGCGCCTTTCAAAAAAGCTACGGAGCAAATTATGCAAGCCTTTCCGACGCTTGAAATATGCGCTATCAATAATTCGCAAGCCGTTATTATTGAAGACGTCAAACGAACCATAATCAGCGTGGAATGA